In Trichomycterus rosablanca isolate fTriRos1 chromosome 2, fTriRos1.hap1, whole genome shotgun sequence, the genomic window atcaggaagggcatctggcataaaaatttggatattttttttttttaaagaaatcatctactgtattgtactgtaggaAACTGTGCAGTGAAAAAGTGCCAATACACTAAATAAAATCAGTTCTTCGCTGCATATAGTTTCTCAGGGTGTTAGAAACATCTTGCAATCAGAATATTGCATCTCACAATTctggaaaatgtaaatcatagtaaatttcatagtaaaaacataacataacataaaaaattaaaagtaacagtgctggtgtgtgatggtgtacgGGATGCTTTACTGCTtcaggacctggaccacttaTTGTTATTGAAGGAACAACATTGCACAGTTCCCTATAGAACAAAACTGTACTGTATAACCGTACCTACAGTCCTGTTCCAACTGCACAAGGAAACCTgtaatggtttgtttgtttgtttattaggattttaacgtgatgttttacactttggttccattcatgacagaacaggtagttactgctcacacaagattcatcagttcagaagttttaatatcaaacacagtcataaacaatttagtgtctccagttcaccttacttgcacgtctttggactgtgggaggaaaccggagctcctggaggaaacccacgcagacacggggagaacatgcaaactccccacagaaaggacctggatcgaacccaggaccttcttgctgtgatgcgacagtgctacccactgagccactgtgccgcccacctGTAAGAGTAGGACAAATATACAACACAATAACTGGAAACAACATCAACAGCATTGCCAAtgatattaaatacattaatatatttgtttagggcagttgtagcctagcggttgagatactggactagtattcgaaaggttgctggtttcagccccaccactgccaggttgccactgttgggcccttgagcaaggcccttaaccctcaattgcttagaatgtatactgtcacagtactgtaagtcgctttggataaaatgtaactgtaaatgTATATTGCTATTAAATATGGTGCACTCCAGTATACAAAGACGGAACATCAGAATCAGACCCATCagaaccaggataaagtggtgctaAAACAgataatacatgaatgaatgatgtaTAATGAATAGTGGAGCTCAGATTCATCCACAGTAAAGAGACACAAACTGTTCAGTTACAGTCAGTGCTGATAAAGGTGCTGCAAACAGGTACTAaagggggtgtgaatactttttcacagttctgtgtgtgtgtgtgtgtgtgtgtgtgtgtgtgtgtgtgtgtgtgtgtgtgcagcagtagtagtaccAGTGCTCACActgcagttacacacacacacacacacacacacacacacacacacacacacacacacacagtttaaacCCACAGTGAGGGAGTATAGTGGAGCACTAACTGAGtgtaacacacacctatacccGGAGTACAGTggagtacagtacagtagagtATAGTGGAGTATAGAGTACTGTAGTGTATTATAGTGTACCAGTATGATTAAATTATTCTCCCTGAAGCAGCAGAAGAAAGATGAAGAATCAGCGGGGGGAAACAGGACAGGAGCCGGGGGGAAGAAAGCCAGCGCGGCCCAGCTCCGCATACAGAAAGGTACCGCTAGCACCAAGCTAATGCTAACCGGCTAACactcagctctctctctctctctctctctctctgtgtgtgtgtgtgtgtgtgtgtgtgtgtttatttactgaGAGCTTTAACATTCAAAACTGCCGCACagaatcattcatttatcaccAATTCAGTCGTTCTGTTAACGTCAAATTATTCACATTTTATCTCCCCAACTTTTCTCTGAATGATTTCCTCACGAAAACGAAACGTCGTTTCAAAAGCGCCTAGCTAAACAGCTAAGCTAACAGCAGCCAGTCTAACGTGACGCGCTGCGAATattcacattattattaaatctgatAAACATTTCTGCCTTAAATGTATTCTTTATAACTGCTCACTTTAGTCCACATGAATGTAAACGTGATCCAAAAGAATTCTGACTTAAAATCGCTTTCAAAACACACAGCTAAGCTCTGCTAACAACACAGCCAGGACCACAGCATTTCCTGATAGATCGATTATAATctatatttcttttcttttatatttacattttacacagtGTCATCAGGAATGTTGTTAAATGTCAACTTGATCTGTCATCTACACGCCTATTCATGCAtaaataaacctttttttaggttttattcCTGTCAGACCAGAACAAATTAACTGAATTCTTGATTAAAagtgaatattaataaatgtttacaataaaatacacttcAATAAATCATTAAACCACGTTTAATGGACGTTCTGATCCAGTTTGATCcaatttaatttgattttaatGTCAGGGCTTTGAATATTATGATACTGATGTCCTCAACCAAGAGACTATAAGAACAGAATGAAGAAATGCTGCAGCCTGGATGCTGGTGGTTTGATTTTCCAtccttaatttctttatttattatcatgaCATGAAGGACAAACACTGTACAGAGTTTATTTCCACACAAGTAAAGATTTAAAGTCACATTTCCACACCAGTCTTCTTGATTTTTCAGGAATGAGTTTGTATGTATAAGCTTTAACACCGTTGGGTTCGTTTCTTCTCGGCTCTGTATCTCAGAGATGTTCACACTTTGACGGCTTGGAATAAGGTTGAATTGTTTTAgaataaacaacatttaatcTATGAACTCGGGGTGGTGCGAGATGGCCAAAATCCTCTACCAGGGTATATGTGATCATGTAGTGTAATCATGCATGTccccagataaaaaaaaaagccatttaTATCTACCTGAGCTTTCCCACACCGCGCTCCCTCGTTAACCCTGTTTTTGGTAAATGAGAGGTTGATGATGTGAGAGATGTTCCAGACTCTCATTAGATGACGTGAACGTTCAGTCTGATTGACGGGATGAGTGGCGGGATGCTGCATCTGTGTGTGAGATAAAAGCTCGTAATGATATTTTTAATGAGGTGTTTGGGTTCATGTTCTCTCCTCCACATCAGATCAGATTGGTGTCCGGGATGTTATGAGCGTCCTGATATCCACGATGAGATTGCTGTCGGAGGTTTGAACCGAACCCTGATCGTTCTGATTGTGTGGCTGTATTATCGTTAAAACGTCTCTGTTGTTCTTCTGTCTCAGACATTAACGAGCTGAATCTCCCGAAGACGTGTGAGATCGTCTTTCCCGATCAGGATGATCTACTCAACTTTAAACTCATCATCTCTCCAGACGAGGTCTCGCCGATTCTCTTACTCGCACCGCACCTCACTACAGTTCATGTGTGATGTCATGTAATGTATTGTGTAATGTAAGGTGCTCTTTTACACTGAATTGTTGGttattaaagtttattaaagCTTCAGTCAGTTATGGTATCAGTGTAAAGCAGGTATACAGGCTGGTGGCACATCTCAGATTGGAACTCAAGACTTTGTGTTAGACTGTGATACCTCTCCAGCACCTTCATTAAACTCATTAAGGTTGAGACGCTCGGCTGTAAGATgaagtgtgtttatatttaaatgtgttttattctgtttttgttCACAGGGCTTCTACAAGGGAGGCAAGTTCGTCTTTAGCTTTAAGGTAAGAACATCCGTCTTTTATCTCTCATCAGCTTCACATTTCAGTTTTATCACCTCCTACTGTAGCTGTGAGCTCCACCACATACAATACAGCACTCACCAgcatgtggacaaaagtattgggacgccccttttcattactgaattcatgtattTCGGCCAcatcagttgctaacaggtgtaataaatcaagcaTATAAGGGAAAGgatgtttagggaaggccctttcctgttccagctctataaagacgtaaagaaaagctcggtttaaagaccgagaaactccagcgtcctgcacagagccctgagctcagccccactcaacagctctgggatgaaccggaacatcgactgatcaatcagtcatataaatgctgccatcttttgactgaacgggcacaaattcccagagaCACACTTCTTGTAtacaagtcttgtgagaagcttctcagaagagcggctgctgttctagctgaaaagatcacacagaggtacTTGAAATGGAATGTCCTACAAGTTCAttatcaggcgtccaaatacttttggctgtatggtGTATTTAGAGGAAGGTCCTGAACTCTGAATGAAAGCATCTGTTATGGATTCAGAGGTGAAAACGTTTGTGTTTAGTTTCAAACCTGGACATTTTAAAGACATTAAAACGTTAAAAGTTTTTATTTGTTCCTCACAGAACTGCATCACTAGAACATTAAAAACCTTTCTCTTCTTCCCTCTCTGTACCACCTGAACTTCCTCTGACAGGTAGGACAGGGCTACCCTCACGACCCTCCCAAAGTGAAGTGTGAGACCATGGTGTACCACCCCAACATCGACCTGGAGGGCAACGTCTGTCTGAACATCCTGAGGTAACGATAAAGGatggatttacatttacattcgcagcatttggcagacacctttgtccaaagcgacttacatttatcactgaatacagttcaagcaattgagggttaagggccttgctcaggggcccaacagcggcaacttaGTGacggtagggcttgaaccagcaaccttctgattactagtccagtaccttaaccactgagctatcactgccctgataTGAAcagttggatggatgatgatggatgtgtgagatggatggatgggatatatgtatgtatggtgTTTATTCAGACTGGTTGACCTTTACCGTGTTGTTTTGGGTTTCAGGGAAGACTGGAAACCAGTGTTGACGATTAACTCCAtcatatatggactacagtatCTATTCTTAGTGAGttcactttattattttattcttcttctttatACACCAATAATGCATTCAGAAATGATCTGGGTTTGGGGTACAGCATTTCTCATACATAgaatatatagacaaaagtatgtggacaccctgctTAATGATTCTGCTCCATCATTTTAACAtcatggcaacagtttggggaagtccccttTCTCTTCCAGCATGATTACGCCTCTGAGCAcagagcgagctctataaagacgagATTTGACTAGATTTGTATAAATGAGCTCTAGTTgctctacacagagccctggtgAACACTCAACCCAACTCCTCCATCATCGGAGCCTCACCGACTCTACTGATTTATCGAGcagaaatccccacagacacagtcttGTAAAAAGGCTACAAGCTGCCGGCCAACAGAGCTCGCCAGAGTCCACAATTTAAAACGGAAACATGAGTTTGCCAACTCTGGGACTAgtatgggtgtccacatacttttggccatgcattACACATTGAAGCTAAGAGGTGCGTGGTAGCATGACATGAATGTGGGGCAGTGTTGGTGGGGGctcctgaagcatttttattGATCTACCTGTCGCCCCTGCAGGAGCCGAACCCCGAGGACCCCCTGAACAAGGAGGCGGCGGAGGTGCTGCAGTCGAACCGGCGGCTTTTCGAGCAGAACGTCCAGCGCTCGCTGCGCGGCGGCTACGTGGGAGCGACGTACTTCGAGCGGTGTCTCAAATAATCACGGCGCTCGCCGGTTTACGTTCGCCGAGACACTGACTGACACGCCGactggagggggggggggtggacaACAGTGTGGGGGTGTGGCCTGAGGGTGGGCGGGGTTTAACAAAAGTTtgtacagtcagtcattgttgCCTGAAGAATCGCGAGACGGTGAAACAGCACCGTGATGTTTGGTTATTGTTCGCTgagacgtacacacacacacacacacacacacacacacacacacacacagtaatatccTGTTAGAAGTTTGCTCAGCCGCACCAtgacctccacacacacacacacacacacacactcacacacacactcatgttgATGACGTATTGACGACGTATTGACAGACGGACTGACTGATGGCGGTATGAGAGCGGGGCTAACAGAACGGGAGATCATATGTTTTTGTTTAGGGTTTCTCCACGTGGGTGAGGGACGGGCGGGGACGGGCGGGGACGGGCGGGGCGGGTCGTTGTGCGTCAGGTTGCTGTGCAGAGGGACTGAGTGGCTTCAGGTTGCAGAACTGTTACAATCCTATTGTGTATATTGAAAATATCCCAACTGTTCACTTTGACTGCAATATGAATTATGTTCAATAAAATATGGACTTGAATGcttatatacacacttacagacacacactcatgaTTTCACATCATTACATTCGTCATGTCACCTGAACGGAACTCGGGTCACGGCGGTTCAGCAAGAACTGAGAGTAAATGTGAGGTCATCTGTCCGTAAGCTGACTCTGAGCCGAGCTGAAAGGCTGATAAGAAGTTTTGAAGCACAAACTGGTGTAAGTGTGACGGAAGTGGCCGGTCGAAGCTCCTGCATATGAAGGGGGGGCAGCTGATCATGGATCTGCTCTGTGAGACCCCGCCCCTGTCCGGTAAAAAGAAGCGATCACAGTAACAGAAACTGTGTCTCGATTCCTCTAAACTCTAAATATAAATCTAAAAAGGTTCTAAATCTAAAAATCTCCTGCAGAATGAAACACAGCCGCTCAGAACCAGGTTCAGTCTTTTAAAACTGATtcatacatcgtatcgaatctcagctctgcctctccgactgGGCGGGCCGGCGGCATGAACAACgctcggctgttgttcagggttagggggtaaaaagtcggatcataggtcctcataaccggtgcgacggcggcccctgctggctgactgatggcgcctgcacagggctgaggaataatgctgatgggggtgtggccctccgtacacggtgcccgtcaagtgtatgaactcgactcgtgcaggtgaaaaatgcagtctgtactgactgtacgtgccggagggggcgcgtgTCGGTTGAgcggcgtcctcagtcagcggtgaagggtcgaatcagtatagaggacacggtcagggtaactggacacgactagattagtgggagaaaaattggggggaaaaaaaaacaacaaactgatTCCTTCCACcaaaataacacacactaatgtaATCAAAACACTCCCATCTAAAGTGAAGTTTAGGGTTCCAAAATACCACGTACGGGAGCAGTACTGCCTGTATGAAACAACTATTAGCTATTTTAGACGTCTTACACTGACTGAAAGGTATAACATGATGAGTAGAAGCAAAATCATTTAGGGCTTTGAAGATCCACATTGATCCACCCAGAACTGCTACTACATTGCTGatcagcacggtggctcggtgggtagcactgtctcctcacagcaagaaggtcctgggttcgatccccaggtggggtggtcccggtcctttctgtgtggagtttgcatgttctccccgtgtctgcgtgggtttgtgAAATGtgcaggactgtgtttgatattaaacttgtgaacggatgaatcttgtggaatgagtgactaccgttcctgtcattaatgtaaccaaagtgtaaaacatcatgttacaatcctgataaacaaataaacaacatccctgatcacacGGCTAACTCGCAGATCTGTTAAGGCACATACAAACTTCAGTGCAACACGTGCTTCCTTCTAGACGTTTATTTCAGGCACGCCTTTTGTTTCTATGAAATAGTGTcttgcaggtgctagactggctcGCCTGCAGTCCGGACCTGTGTGCAGAGCAGCTGCAGTGTTTCATCCAGCAAGAGTGAAAGTAAAATTCCACTTTTACACCtacaacacaattacagaaccTCGTACAAAGGGGAACTGAACGtactcctgtcccaacttttttggagcgtTTTGCAGCCATCAGATTTAGAATGTGTCtataaataacagaaaataatacattaaaaagctgaaacaaatgattttgtctttattttgtttttaagtaCAATAGAATTCAGGCGGATGATTTGATTTAACAGGAGTTTAAGGGCCCTGCTTTAGGGCCCGGCAGTAACAGTGGTGGGGACTGGACCCGTTAACCATTTGATCATCAGTTTGCTACCGTATTTCCTGAGCCAATCCTGACCTGATTAATTAAACATAGCAGCACcagaaatagtaaaaataaacaacagtaaacatgTTTAGCACAAAGTTTGGGGCAGGTGTAGtctagtggtgaaggtactggactagtaatcagaaggtcgctggtttaaaccccactactgcaaggttgctactgttgggcccttgagcaaggcccttaatcctcaattgctcagactgtaagtcgttttggatcaaagcatctgctaaatactgtaaatgtaaatataacaacAGACGAAACCACTCCACTAATTCAAATACACGATTACATTAAACTTTACAGTTTGTGTCTCATCATTgatgtttatttccttttttatttaaatttattgaaCCTTCCAGCAGCCACACATAGAAAATTCCCCAGCCTcatcgcttcatcctggtcaaggctgcagtgggtctggtgctCCCCTAAAAAATCCAATACAGGCCATCCCACCGTCAAACCTATCGGCTCAGCTGGTGGTGTGGGTGCCGCGCAGCAACATGAGTCCTGGAaccctgggtttgatccacacTTGTGGGTCAGTAttggtctgtgtgggtttcttcttcCTACCTCCTTaaaccatgcagaaggtggattggctgcattAATTTACCCTTATGTGTAGACGGATTGGTAAGtctgatgccctgtgatgaattaaCACAAATTAAACCAACTTGGCTGATAGGGTACTGAACacttgggtttgattcacaCCTTTAGTTCAAGACTATAggaagtttggtatgttctttccATGGAGAAGTGGATGAACTGGCGTCCCAACAGGCTGCATAAATGAATGCAATGGTGCAGCGGGTTTGGGGTCCTgatgacctgggtttgatctacACTGTGGGTCAGTAttggtctgtgtgggtttattcCTTCCTTCTAaaaccatgcagaaggtggattggctgcactAAAAACTACTGAAAACTTGGGTTTGATTCATACCTTTAGTTCAAGACTataaggagtttggcatgttctttccatGCAGAAGTGAATGAACTGGCGTCCCATCAGGCTGCATAAATGAATGTTTGGGGTCCTggtgacctgggtttgatccggACCCACCGCGAGCCTGGTCAGGATGATGCGCGCTCTCGTGGGTGGAGCGTTTCGGTAGGAGTGAGGTATTTGTGCGGCTGTAGTGCGCATGCGCCTAATTTGACGTCGGCGTGAGTGGCGCGCGCAGCCTCCCTTTTTTCCCTCGCGACAGGACAGCGGTGTGGAGGAGCGGCAGCactagcattagcattagctcTCGGACCGGCAGCGCGGAGCGTCAGAGTTTCTActttattaaagaataaatcTCCGCTTTCTACACTTTCTGCTCACTGATTTACACCTGCTGTAACGTTCCTGTGCGGCACCGCGCAGCCTGCTGTGAGCACAGCGGCGCAGAGACCCCGACCAGCTTCCCCTCTGAGAGACGGCATTGCGCGCGCTCGGTATTAGCATTAGCAGTTAGCAGTAGCGATAGCATATTGGAGCCGCGATGGAGCTAATCACTATACTGGAGAAAACCGTCTCTCCAGGTAATCTACACTTACTCGTACACCTGTTTCTTCATGTGTTCACTCCCGCCTCGGTGTGGATCTCTCACCACTTCATTTCACTTCATTCTGCGTGTTAGCATTAGCCGCCTTGCTAGCGCATCACCACTCCCTCCCAGACGAGGCTAATGCTAACAGGCCTTCAGTTACACCCGCGTCATCAGCGCAAATGTTACACATATAGAATTTTATCCGGATATTAAACTGCGTGCACACTTTATTAAACTCTTGTGTCAAAATAAATGAGATTATTAGTCGGTTTAGGTGCTAAATTACAGTTTACCGGGTCACGCACGCCTTTAGCACGCATGCTAACACAGTCGTACAGTTAAAGCAAAAGTAACCGTCAGCACAAGTAATTaatattaactgtatttaaaaactccagggttaaatctttgtttttttttaggtgcTTTATTAATCATATGTGACTTTATACCATAATATGAAACCTGTGTAGCACCAGTGAGTTTGAATCGAGTGTGATGGTGCAAGATATTAAAACTGTTCAAATtataattactaatgtaaatgtGCTagtaaatttatttgtattgaaGTAGATCTGGAATTAATTCTATGCTAACTTTGATAAATCGAATGCTTTAATAACTAATCtagtattaaatatttaataacgaATGAATCACATATAAGTCAAAGATTATTAAAGTGTTTATGAATGGAAAGTTTTAAAGATCTGACACTAAATTTAattctctttattttatttcgaCCCATAATCAAATCAGACTCTTTAAAACTTTACAGGAATGTTTAGCACCAATAAAGGACCCCTAAATAAATCAGCTTTTTAATGTGGACTAGTTTATACGCTCTGTGTTTGGAGGTTTTGTGTATAAAGTACAAATTCTAGTCCTGCTCACAAGTAATATCGGCCTGTAACATCCCTCTTATTATTACCTCCTTGTTTAATCAGTGGTGCAAATCCTCATTCTCTATTCATCAGATCTGCACATTAGAGCTGTGAGCTGGAAGCAACTCTGATCCTAATTTATCATGGAAATTCATCACTGTTTAACATGATTAAATTCTTCATTAGTGAGGAGAAGACGGCTCTATTAAAACACGGCGTTCACCTTGTGACCGGACCGAACACCGGTCAAGGTTTCCCATGTTTCCGGTGTAGAGCGCTGGACTGTGTCGCACCAGTGAAGTGAATCCGATCTATTACGGTTTGGTTTCGCTTACGGCGCTTGTGTTTTCTCACTCCACACATACGACCTGCTCCAGTAAACTTGGTCCTTGGCCAAGACGGTTAGCCAAATTTCTGGTTACTGGTCGGTCATTTGGCAATAAAAACAACTGCTGAATGATGGATTGCAGGTTTAAAACTTTTCATACTATATGCTACCATGCAGCGATAAAGGGCCCATAGATCACACCATTGCTGTTCAACCTTCCCTTGCTCAGACACGCCCAGTTGTGATTGTGTACACCCGTCCAGGTCGGAGGCCGAGATTTGATCTCGCGAGTTCTATGTTGGGCTGCTGTGTCAAACAAAAGTGACctattatattcatattttctGCTGTAAATattctttgtattatttttttcccaCCAAAACAAGCTGATCGGATTTTTAAACGGTGAATTTTTCATAGTTCCTCGAATCAGATGCAGCTGAAGTTCTTTCTATTTCTGATGCTCCTGTTTAATAACACCAGGATTCAGACGCACAATTCTGTGTCGATCGCTTCACTGACGTCTGTATAAAATCTTTCCTCTAGATCGAAATGAGCTGGAGGCGGCACAGAAGTTTTTGGAGCAAGCAGCCATTGAGAATTTGGTAAGAGTGTGTAAAATGGCGAGGATTGCTGGCTAGCGTTCTGTTAACCATTCAAATTAAAGCCAGAGTACACTCGTGGTTATTTCTAGTTTTtatttgttggtttgttttctCTCCCTTGCCGTAGCCTACTTTCCTGGTGGAGCTCTCCAAGGTGTTGGCCAACCCCGGGAACACGCAGGTAGCTCGAGTTGCCGCTGGTCTGCAGGTGAAGAACTCGCTCACGTCTAAAGATCCTGATGTGAAGGCGCAGTATCAGCAGAGATGGCTGGCCATCGACGCCAACGCTCGCAGAGAGATCAAGAACTACGTAAGAAGAAGCTGTTGTTAGAAATGCACTCAATAATAATGAATGACTGTAAGGTGTTCTGTGAAGTAAAATAAGCCCTGTTCGAAAGGTTCTGCTATGGTGCTCTCTTCATGAGAGCTTTGACATGCATGGAGGAACACACTacactctctgtattcctccaccactcctGCTGAttcctcaaccagacagcaggaggcgCTGTTGT contains:
- the ube2m gene encoding NEDD8-conjugating enzyme Ubc12; translated protein: MIKLFSLKQQKKDEESAGGNRTGAGGKKASAAQLRIQKDINELNLPKTCEIVFPDQDDLLNFKLIISPDEGFYKGGKFVFSFKVGQGYPHDPPKVKCETMVYHPNIDLEGNVCLNILREDWKPVLTINSIIYGLQYLFLEPNPEDPLNKEAAEVLQSNRRLFEQNVQRSLRGGYVGATYFERCLK